The Streptomyces tendae genome has a window encoding:
- the mscL gene encoding large conductance mechanosensitive channel protein MscL: protein MSDQEKTSLLQGFKAFLMRGNVVDLAVAVVIGAAFTNIVNSVVEGIINPLVGAFGTQDLDNYTSCLKGPCEGTGDAATGVRILWGSVLGATLQFLITAAVVYFLMVLPMAKYLARMEARRKAKEGTREVVEITELEVLKEIRDALVAQRAQGDGGLRKGDSGS, encoded by the coding sequence GTGAGCGACCAGGAGAAGACGAGCCTCTTGCAGGGGTTCAAAGCTTTCCTGATGCGCGGCAACGTGGTCGATCTGGCGGTGGCCGTCGTCATCGGTGCCGCCTTCACCAACATCGTCAACTCGGTCGTGGAAGGGATCATCAACCCGCTGGTGGGCGCCTTCGGCACCCAGGACCTCGACAACTACACGTCCTGCCTGAAGGGCCCCTGCGAGGGCACCGGGGACGCGGCGACCGGCGTGCGGATCCTGTGGGGCTCGGTGCTCGGCGCGACGCTGCAGTTCCTGATCACCGCGGCCGTCGTCTACTTCCTGATGGTGCTGCCCATGGCGAAGTACCTGGCCCGCATGGAGGCCCGCCGGAAGGCGAAGGAGGGCACCCGCGAGGTCGTCGAGATCACCGAGCTGGAGGTGCTCAAGGAGATCCGCGACGCCCTGGTGGCCCAGCGCGCACAGGGCGACGGCGGGCTCCGCAAGGGCGACTCCGGGAGCTAG
- a CDS encoding DUF6227 family protein gives MSVPYETAACEPPDSSESPEEHLARLLGRALNSFELPDDTIRRLDCALAHDGSLHSAHHSAGLHRETYRHTWLLADGSALTLWELVHNTARGSEPQHEVYVDEEELRTATARLPLPPEAPDFELPVTAAAVPAPALRHGYVPDDSPDHARRLLRRAENTDRPDDETAALLATACAHRITQAFGRPSRAGRAALCFSLYEHAFLLGDGGEVSLWEVEHTVTPDGRHMCEVYTSEDAARRAMERRAAQGR, from the coding sequence TTGAGCGTTCCGTACGAGACGGCAGCGTGCGAACCACCTGACTCGTCCGAGTCCCCGGAGGAGCATCTCGCGCGCCTCCTGGGCCGTGCCCTGAACTCCTTCGAGCTGCCGGACGACACGATCCGCCGGCTGGACTGCGCCTTGGCGCACGACGGTTCCCTGCATTCGGCGCATCACAGCGCGGGGTTGCACCGGGAGACGTACCGGCACACGTGGCTGCTGGCCGATGGTTCGGCGCTCACACTGTGGGAGCTGGTGCACAACACGGCCCGGGGCAGCGAGCCGCAGCATGAGGTGTACGTCGACGAGGAGGAGCTGCGTACGGCGACGGCGCGGCTGCCGTTGCCGCCGGAGGCCCCGGATTTCGAACTGCCGGTGACGGCGGCGGCGGTCCCGGCCCCCGCGCTGCGGCATGGGTACGTGCCGGACGATTCCCCGGACCACGCCCGCCGCTTACTGCGCCGGGCGGAGAACACGGACCGGCCGGACGACGAGACGGCGGCGCTGCTGGCCACGGCGTGCGCGCACCGCATCACCCAGGCCTTCGGCCGCCCGTCCCGGGCCGGGCGCGCGGCGTTGTGCTTCTCGCTCTACGAGCACGCGTTCCTGCTGGGTGACGGTGGAGAGGTCTCCTTGTGGGAGGTCGAGCACACGGTGACGCCGGACGGGCGGCACATGTGCGAGGTGTACACCAGCGAGGACGCGGCGCGCCGCGCGATGGAACGCCGGGCGGCGCAGGGCCGTTGA
- a CDS encoding PTS fructose transporter subunit IIABC → MSDTITADLVDLDLSADTKEAATRALAGRMAAHGRVTDLEGFLADVAAREAQMPTGLDGGIGIPHCRSEHVTEPTLAFGRSTAGIDFGAADGPADLIFLIAAPAGADDAHLTILSALARRLMNSEFTDALRSATDAETAAALIRGEKTDVGIERAGTEGAATEGAGAERGRAGHADVGVAGAGSEDSVAGPAAASAGPATGSLAAAPAGPATSTVPGEDRPFRIVAVTSCPTGIAHTYMAAESLENAGQEAGVEVVVETQGSAGFTRLDPAVIAAADAVILAHDVPVREKERFAGKPTVDTGVKAAINRPAALITEVRAKAARGEITTAPASGGTPVERTGAGGEGYGTKLRTWLMSGVSYMVPFVAAGGLLIALGFAIGGYEINEAPSVMDHFVWTQADSWGALLFQIGGVAFGFLVPVLAGYIAYGMADRPGLVPGFVGGAISLTINAGFLGGLAAGLIAGAVVLAIQRVRIPGALRGIMPVVVIPLISSAVVGFLMFVVIGKPIAEAQKGMTDWLNGLTGTNAVLLGALLGLMMCFDLGGPVNKVAYTFATAGIAVADPGDSAMKVMAAVMAAGMVPPLAMALATTVRGRLFNRAERENGKAAWVLGASFISEGAIPFAAADPLRVIPASMAGGAVTGALSMAFDATLRAPHGGIFVVPLIGNPLLYLVAIAAGVCVTTALVIVLKGLRRTAPAGPATTEEATTAPERGKEAVAAQPL, encoded by the coding sequence ATGAGCGACACGATCACCGCGGACCTGGTCGACCTCGACCTGTCCGCCGACACCAAGGAAGCGGCGACACGCGCCCTCGCCGGGCGCATGGCGGCCCACGGCCGGGTGACCGACCTGGAGGGCTTCCTGGCCGACGTCGCCGCCCGCGAGGCCCAGATGCCCACCGGCCTCGACGGCGGCATCGGCATCCCCCACTGCCGCAGCGAACACGTCACCGAGCCGACCCTCGCCTTCGGCCGCAGCACCGCCGGAATCGACTTCGGTGCCGCCGACGGGCCCGCCGACCTGATCTTCCTGATCGCCGCCCCGGCCGGCGCGGACGACGCCCACCTCACGATCCTGTCCGCACTGGCCCGCCGCCTCATGAACTCCGAGTTCACCGACGCCCTCCGCTCGGCGACCGACGCGGAGACCGCGGCGGCGCTGATCCGGGGGGAGAAGACGGACGTTGGCATCGAGCGTGCGGGCACGGAGGGTGCCGCAACGGAGGGTGCGGGCGCTGAGCGTGGGCGCGCGGGGCATGCGGACGTCGGCGTTGCGGGCGCCGGCTCCGAGGACTCCGTGGCGGGACCGGCGGCGGCCTCCGCCGGTCCCGCCACGGGCAGCCTCGCCGCAGCCCCTGCCGGCCCCGCGACCTCCACCGTGCCCGGCGAGGACCGCCCCTTCCGGATCGTGGCCGTCACCTCCTGCCCCACCGGCATCGCCCACACCTACATGGCGGCCGAGTCGCTGGAGAACGCCGGCCAGGAGGCGGGCGTCGAGGTCGTCGTCGAGACCCAGGGCTCCGCCGGCTTCACCCGGCTCGACCCGGCCGTGATCGCCGCGGCGGACGCCGTGATCCTCGCCCACGACGTCCCCGTACGGGAAAAGGAACGCTTCGCCGGCAAGCCCACCGTCGACACCGGCGTCAAGGCGGCCATCAACCGGCCCGCCGCACTGATCACCGAAGTGAGAGCCAAGGCGGCACGCGGCGAGATCACCACGGCTCCCGCGTCCGGCGGCACACCCGTCGAACGCACCGGCGCCGGCGGCGAAGGCTACGGCACCAAGCTGCGCACCTGGCTGATGTCCGGCGTCAGCTACATGGTCCCGTTCGTCGCGGCGGGCGGCCTGCTGATCGCCCTCGGCTTCGCGATCGGCGGCTACGAGATCAACGAAGCGCCCTCCGTGATGGACCACTTCGTGTGGACCCAGGCCGACAGCTGGGGCGCGCTGCTCTTCCAGATCGGCGGCGTCGCCTTCGGCTTCCTGGTCCCCGTCCTCGCCGGTTACATCGCCTACGGCATGGCCGACCGCCCGGGCCTCGTACCCGGCTTCGTCGGCGGCGCCATCTCCCTCACCATCAACGCCGGATTCCTCGGCGGTCTCGCGGCCGGTCTCATCGCCGGCGCCGTGGTGCTCGCCATCCAGCGGGTGCGGATCCCCGGAGCACTGCGCGGCATCATGCCGGTGGTGGTGATCCCGCTGATCTCCTCGGCGGTCGTCGGCTTCCTGATGTTCGTCGTCATCGGCAAGCCCATCGCCGAGGCCCAGAAGGGCATGACCGACTGGCTGAACGGCCTGACCGGCACCAACGCCGTCCTGCTGGGCGCCCTCCTCGGCCTGATGATGTGCTTCGACCTCGGCGGACCCGTCAACAAGGTCGCCTACACCTTCGCCACCGCCGGCATCGCCGTCGCCGACCCCGGCGACTCCGCGATGAAGGTCATGGCCGCCGTCATGGCGGCCGGCATGGTGCCGCCGCTGGCGATGGCCCTGGCCACCACCGTGCGCGGCCGGCTCTTCAACCGGGCCGAGCGCGAGAACGGCAAGGCCGCCTGGGTCCTCGGCGCCTCCTTCATCTCCGAGGGAGCCATCCCGTTCGCCGCCGCCGACCCCCTGCGCGTGATCCCCGCCTCGATGGCCGGCGGCGCGGTCACCGGCGCCCTGTCGATGGCGTTCGACGCCACCCTGCGCGCACCCCACGGCGGCATCTTCGTGGTGCCGCTGATCGGCAATCCGCTCCTCTACCTCGTCGCCATCGCCGCGGGCGTCTGCGTCACGACCGCCCTGGTGATCGTCCTCAAGGGACTCCGCCGCACGGCCCCCGCCGGTCCGGCGACGACCGAGGAGGCCACGACGGCACCGGAGCGCGGCAAGGAAGCGGTCGCCGCGCAGCCGCTGTGA
- the pfkB gene encoding 1-phosphofructokinase, translating into MIVTVTPNPSLDRTYEVPSLDRGEVVRATGERVDPGGKGVNVSRAVAAAGRRTVAVLPLGGAPGALVADLLHAQGIQVAAVPVTGATRSNIALAEADGVLTKINAPGPELTPAEQELLLDTVRRHAPGADWIVCSGSLPRGLTPSWYAELVARVHAAGLRIALDTSGPALLTALREHPDLVKPNAEELAEAAGRPLATVGDALKAAEDLRETGARTVLASLGADGQLLVDDDGAWYGTAPVDAVRSNVGAGDSSLAGFLVAGGRGPTALASAVAHGAAAVRLPGSVMPSPADLDPAAVTVTADVPVDRPLTGAAAS; encoded by the coding sequence ATGATCGTCACCGTCACCCCCAACCCGTCCCTGGACCGCACCTACGAGGTGCCGTCCCTGGACCGCGGCGAGGTCGTCCGCGCCACCGGTGAACGCGTCGACCCCGGCGGCAAGGGCGTCAACGTTTCACGCGCCGTGGCCGCCGCCGGCCGCCGCACCGTGGCCGTCCTGCCACTCGGCGGAGCACCCGGCGCCCTGGTCGCCGACCTGCTCCACGCCCAGGGCATCCAGGTCGCCGCGGTCCCCGTCACCGGCGCCACCCGCTCCAACATCGCCCTCGCCGAGGCGGACGGCGTCCTCACGAAAATCAACGCCCCTGGGCCCGAACTCACCCCCGCCGAACAGGAACTCCTCCTCGACACCGTCCGCCGCCACGCCCCCGGCGCCGACTGGATCGTGTGCTCCGGCAGCCTCCCGCGCGGCCTCACCCCCTCCTGGTACGCCGAACTCGTCGCCCGGGTGCATGCCGCCGGCCTGCGCATCGCCCTCGACACCTCCGGCCCCGCTCTGCTCACCGCCCTGCGCGAACACCCGGACCTGGTCAAGCCCAACGCCGAGGAACTCGCCGAAGCCGCAGGCCGCCCGCTCGCCACCGTCGGCGACGCACTGAAGGCGGCCGAGGACCTGCGCGAGACCGGCGCCCGCACCGTCCTCGCCAGCCTCGGCGCCGACGGACAGCTCCTCGTCGACGACGACGGCGCCTGGTACGGCACCGCCCCCGTGGACGCCGTCCGCAGCAACGTCGGCGCCGGCGACTCCTCCCTCGCCGGGTTCCTCGTCGCCGGCGGACGCGGACCGACGGCGCTCGCCTCCGCCGTCGCCCACGGAGCGGCGGCCGTACGCCTGCCGGGCAGCGTCATGCCCTCCCCGGCCGACCTCGACCCCGCCGCCGTGACGGTCACCGCCGACGTGCCCGTCGACCGCCCCCTGACCGGAGCGGCGGCCTCATGA
- a CDS encoding DeoR/GlpR family DNA-binding transcription regulator, whose amino-acid sequence MYAPERQQEILRLARDSGRVDVVSLAEEFQVTAETIRRDLKTLDRAGLVRRVHGGAIPAGRLDFEPDLAERETTAADEKDRIARAALAEVPADGTMIVDAGSTAARLTGSLTADLSLTVVTHCLPIAARLADHPGIQLHLVGGRVRHRTRAAVDAWALRAYAEIRADVLFLAANGFSAEHGLTTPDLAEAAVKRAAMAAARRVVLLADSSKHGQEHFARFGGLDDVDLLITDTGLSPQDAAAIENAGTEVVRA is encoded by the coding sequence ATGTACGCACCGGAACGGCAGCAGGAGATCCTGCGCCTCGCCCGCGACAGCGGACGCGTGGACGTGGTCTCGCTGGCCGAGGAGTTCCAGGTGACCGCCGAGACCATCCGCCGGGACCTCAAGACCCTGGACCGGGCCGGCCTGGTCCGCCGCGTCCACGGCGGCGCCATCCCCGCAGGACGGCTCGACTTCGAACCCGACCTCGCCGAACGGGAGACCACCGCCGCCGACGAGAAGGACCGCATCGCCCGGGCCGCCCTCGCGGAGGTCCCCGCCGACGGCACGATGATCGTCGACGCCGGCTCCACCGCCGCACGGCTCACCGGCTCCCTGACCGCGGACCTCTCCCTCACCGTCGTCACCCACTGCCTGCCCATCGCCGCCCGCCTGGCCGACCACCCCGGCATCCAGCTGCACCTCGTCGGCGGGCGGGTACGGCACCGCACGCGCGCCGCCGTCGACGCCTGGGCCCTGCGCGCCTACGCCGAGATCCGCGCGGACGTGCTGTTCCTCGCCGCCAACGGCTTCTCCGCCGAACACGGACTCACCACCCCCGACCTCGCCGAGGCCGCCGTGAAACGCGCCGCCATGGCAGCCGCCCGCCGGGTCGTGCTGCTCGCCGACTCCTCCAAGCACGGCCAGGAACACTTCGCCCGCTTCGGCGGCCTCGACGACGTCGACCTGCTGATCACCGACACCGGGCTGAGCCCGCAGGACGCCGCCGCCATCGAGAACGCCGGCACGGAAGTGGTGCGCGCATGA
- a CDS encoding MFS transporter, with protein sequence MHSTDTSQAPAPQAAAGDSRRWFALAIVMTAAFMDLVDVTIVNIAVPSIQRDEGATFSQIQWITAGYALAFAAGLVTGGRLGDIHGRKRIFLLGIGGFTLASALCGFAVNPEMLVASRILQGAMAALMVPQVLSIVHATFPAHERGKVFGLFGAIVGLGAVSGPLLGALLTEWNLFGLEWRPIFLINLPVGVAALVLGSRFITESKAPRALKLDLAGVALVTLALLMLLYPLTRGRELGWPVWGYVSMAGALVVFAALVAYERAKGARDGSPLIELSLFRVKSFAAGIAVQTVFGVGLGVFFLVWTLYMQVGLGWSALRAGLTGVPFSVAVSAAAGMSVQLLVPRFGRKVLQAGALVMAAGVLIYLLEAERYGLGITSWQMVLPLVVMGAGMGLIVAPLTDAVLSEVPREHAGSASGLINTVQQMGHALGLGLVSVVFFGVIDDRLTDRAAPAEVGRAFVDGFTHALGWVAGVLVAIFLLMYALPKRPAQHVEGAGAEGTPVTGEARETKAELVS encoded by the coding sequence ATGCACTCCACCGACACCTCACAAGCGCCGGCGCCGCAGGCCGCCGCGGGCGACAGCCGCCGCTGGTTCGCCCTGGCCATCGTGATGACCGCCGCGTTCATGGACCTCGTCGACGTCACCATCGTCAACATCGCCGTCCCCTCGATCCAGCGCGACGAGGGCGCCACCTTCAGCCAGATCCAGTGGATCACCGCCGGCTACGCGCTCGCCTTCGCCGCCGGACTGGTCACCGGCGGGCGGCTCGGCGACATCCACGGCCGCAAGCGGATCTTCCTCCTCGGCATCGGCGGCTTCACCCTCGCCTCGGCCCTGTGCGGCTTCGCCGTGAACCCCGAGATGCTCGTCGCCTCCCGCATCCTGCAAGGTGCCATGGCCGCGCTGATGGTGCCGCAGGTGCTCTCCATCGTCCACGCGACCTTCCCCGCGCACGAACGGGGCAAGGTGTTCGGCCTGTTCGGCGCGATCGTCGGCCTGGGCGCGGTGTCCGGACCGCTGCTCGGCGCGCTGCTCACCGAGTGGAACCTGTTCGGCCTGGAGTGGCGGCCCATCTTCCTGATCAACCTGCCGGTCGGCGTCGCCGCGCTCGTCCTCGGCAGCCGCTTCATCACCGAGTCGAAGGCGCCGCGCGCCCTGAAACTCGACCTCGCGGGCGTCGCCCTGGTCACCCTGGCCCTGCTCATGCTGCTCTACCCGCTCACCCGCGGCCGTGAGCTGGGCTGGCCGGTGTGGGGGTACGTGTCGATGGCCGGCGCGCTCGTGGTGTTCGCGGCGCTGGTGGCGTACGAGCGGGCCAAGGGCGCCCGGGACGGCTCCCCGCTGATCGAGCTGTCGCTGTTCCGGGTGAAGAGCTTCGCGGCGGGCATCGCCGTGCAGACGGTGTTCGGCGTCGGCCTCGGCGTGTTCTTCCTGGTCTGGACGCTGTACATGCAGGTCGGCCTGGGCTGGAGCGCGCTGCGGGCCGGTCTGACCGGAGTGCCGTTCTCCGTCGCGGTGTCGGCGGCGGCCGGGATGTCGGTGCAACTGCTGGTCCCGCGCTTCGGACGCAAGGTGCTCCAGGCGGGCGCCCTGGTGATGGCGGCCGGCGTGCTGATCTACCTGCTGGAGGCCGAGCGGTACGGCCTCGGCATCACCTCCTGGCAGATGGTGCTCCCGCTGGTCGTCATGGGCGCCGGCATGGGCCTCATCGTGGCGCCGCTGACGGACGCGGTGCTGTCCGAGGTGCCGCGCGAGCACGCCGGGTCGGCGTCCGGACTCATCAACACCGTGCAGCAGATGGGGCACGCGCTGGGCCTCGGCCTGGTGTCGGTGGTGTTCTTCGGCGTGATCGACGACCGGCTCACGGACCGGGCCGCGCCGGCCGAGGTGGGCCGGGCCTTCGTCGACGGTTTCACCCACGCGCTGGGCTGGGTGGCCGGAGTACTGGTCGCGATCTTCCTGCTGATGTACGCCCTGCCCAAGCGCCCGGCGCAGCACGTGGAGGGCGCCGGGGCGGAGGGGACGCCGGTGACGGGGGAGGCGCGAGAGACGAAGGCGGAGCTGGTGTCCTGA
- a CDS encoding helix-turn-helix transcriptional regulator, translated as MTTDTPARLLQLLSLLQTPREWPGGELADRLGVSRRTVRRDVERLRDLGYPVQATMGSDGGYRLVAGKAMPPLVLDDEEAVAIAVGLRAGAGHALEGVDEASVRALAKLEQVLPGRLRHRVSTLQAATTPLTSGDGATIAPETLTVMASTVAGHERLRFAYRAADGTESRRLTEPYRLVSTGRRWYLVAYDLDREDWRTFRVDRVSDLFATGARFAPRELPTGSAAEYLRRSMYRARESYDVVVTFTAPATTVAARLPHWMGAPEPLDEGSCRLRATVSDPKDWMAVRLAMLGYDFTVQEPAELVAAVRTLGDRLTRAAGDGGERPAAGHAGDGG; from the coding sequence ATGACGACGGACACCCCGGCTCGGCTGCTGCAGCTCCTGTCCCTCCTCCAGACGCCCCGCGAATGGCCCGGTGGCGAGCTCGCCGACCGGCTCGGGGTCTCCCGGCGCACGGTCCGGCGGGACGTCGAGCGGCTGCGGGACCTCGGCTATCCCGTGCAGGCGACGATGGGTTCGGACGGCGGTTACCGCCTCGTCGCCGGGAAGGCGATGCCGCCGCTGGTGCTGGACGACGAGGAGGCGGTGGCCATCGCGGTCGGGCTGCGGGCCGGCGCCGGGCACGCGCTGGAGGGCGTGGACGAGGCGTCGGTGCGGGCCCTGGCGAAACTGGAGCAGGTGCTGCCGGGCAGGCTGCGGCACCGCGTCAGCACCCTGCAGGCCGCGACCACCCCGCTGACCAGCGGTGACGGGGCGACCATCGCTCCGGAGACGCTCACCGTCATGGCGTCCACGGTGGCCGGGCACGAGCGCCTGCGGTTCGCCTACCGGGCGGCCGACGGCACCGAATCGCGGCGCCTGACGGAGCCCTACCGGCTGGTGTCGACGGGACGGCGCTGGTACCTGGTGGCGTACGACCTCGACCGCGAGGACTGGCGCACCTTCCGCGTCGACCGGGTGAGCGACCTCTTCGCGACCGGGGCCCGGTTCGCGCCGCGAGAGCTGCCGACCGGGAGCGCCGCGGAGTACCTGCGCCGCTCCATGTACCGGGCGCGGGAGTCGTACGACGTCGTCGTCACCTTCACCGCGCCCGCCACGACGGTCGCCGCGCGGCTGCCGCACTGGATGGGTGCGCCCGAGCCGCTGGACGAGGGGAGCTGCCGGCTGCGGGCGACGGTGAGCGACCCCAAGGACTGGATGGCGGTCCGCCTGGCCATGCTGGGGTACGACTTCACCGTGCAGGAGCCGGCTGAACTCGTGGCGGCGGTGCGGACGTTGGGCGACCGGCTGACGCGGGCGGCGGGCGACGGCGGGGAACGGCCGGCGGCGGGTCACGCCGGCGACGGCGGGTGA
- a CDS encoding TetR/AcrR family transcriptional regulator — protein sequence MSSATPTPPSPFPEDPAADGSLTERRKAQTRTHIARTAAALFVRQGLRATRAEDIAQAAGVAPRTFYRYFASKEEAIGPLYATGARRWVDAVRTAPAGTPLPQVLEETARHTLTPGLGVAEESWNWVRTLIRLAADNPALGRVWAEACRTGERDLAEALAWRLTGGDVPRPDHVAARSRLSFAAAVASAAVRTAMESWAAGEGPAEGPEGPAELAAANLAALRDFPWDEVAATGG from the coding sequence GTGAGCAGTGCCACCCCGACGCCCCCGTCGCCGTTCCCCGAAGACCCGGCGGCCGACGGCTCGTTGACCGAGCGGCGCAAGGCGCAGACCCGCACGCACATCGCCCGCACCGCGGCCGCCCTCTTCGTCCGGCAGGGCCTGCGGGCCACCCGCGCCGAGGACATCGCCCAGGCGGCCGGCGTCGCCCCGCGCACCTTCTACCGGTACTTCGCCAGCAAGGAAGAGGCCATCGGCCCCCTCTACGCCACCGGCGCCCGGCGCTGGGTGGACGCGGTACGCACCGCACCCGCCGGGACCCCGCTGCCCCAGGTCCTCGAGGAGACCGCGCGGCACACCCTCACACCGGGCCTCGGCGTGGCGGAGGAGTCCTGGAACTGGGTACGCACGCTGATCAGGCTCGCCGCCGACAACCCCGCTCTGGGCCGGGTGTGGGCGGAGGCATGCCGGACGGGCGAACGGGACCTGGCCGAGGCGCTGGCGTGGCGGCTGACCGGCGGCGACGTCCCGCGGCCGGACCACGTCGCCGCCCGCAGCCGGCTGAGCTTCGCCGCGGCCGTCGCGAGCGCGGCCGTCCGCACGGCGATGGAGAGCTGGGCGGCCGGCGAGGGCCCGGCCGAAGGCCCCGAGGGCCCGGCGGAACTGGCGGCGGCCAACCTCGCCGCGCTGCGGGACTTCCCGTGGGACGAGGTGGCGGCAACCGGCGGCTGA
- a CDS encoding sigma-70 family RNA polymerase sigma factor — protein sequence MATRAVARRQSASGETVDSASSVRAHGGEIADRDLVGMYLDEIARTPLLDAAKEVELSQIIEAGVFARQILDGVEENKAGATPEELQALVDDSERAKDIFIRSNLRLVVAVARRYPRSGLPLLDLIQEGNAGLVRAVEKFDYRKGFKFSTYATWWIRQAITRSIADQSRTIRLPVHLVEELGRIRRVQREFNREHGRDAEPAEIAAELGSTPERVTDVLDWARDPVSLNMSVDDEGETQFGDLLEDTSAVSPEQSVMTLLRSEELDDLIGRLDQRTASIIKMRYGIEDGRERTLTEVGKEHGLTRERIRQIEKHALLELKKLARSTGFDAAA from the coding sequence ATGGCAACCCGTGCCGTCGCCCGTCGTCAGTCCGCCTCCGGCGAGACGGTCGACTCGGCAAGCAGTGTTCGCGCCCATGGCGGCGAGATCGCCGACCGCGATCTGGTCGGCATGTACCTCGACGAGATCGCGCGCACGCCTCTGCTCGACGCCGCCAAGGAAGTCGAGTTGTCCCAGATCATCGAAGCGGGTGTGTTCGCACGACAGATCCTCGACGGCGTCGAGGAGAACAAGGCCGGAGCCACCCCCGAGGAGCTCCAGGCCCTGGTCGACGACAGCGAGCGGGCGAAGGACATCTTCATCCGTTCCAACCTCCGGCTGGTCGTCGCCGTCGCCCGCCGCTACCCGCGCAGCGGCCTGCCGCTGCTCGACCTGATCCAGGAGGGCAACGCCGGCCTGGTGCGCGCGGTGGAGAAGTTCGACTACCGCAAGGGCTTCAAGTTCTCCACGTACGCCACCTGGTGGATCCGTCAGGCCATCACCCGTTCGATAGCCGACCAGTCGCGCACCATCCGGCTGCCCGTCCACCTGGTGGAGGAGCTGGGCCGCATCCGGCGCGTGCAGCGCGAGTTCAACCGCGAGCACGGCCGTGACGCCGAGCCCGCGGAGATCGCCGCCGAACTCGGCTCCACCCCGGAGCGCGTCACCGACGTGCTCGACTGGGCCCGGGACCCGGTGTCGCTGAACATGTCGGTGGACGACGAGGGCGAGACGCAGTTCGGCGACCTCCTGGAGGACACCTCCGCGGTGTCGCCGGAGCAGTCCGTGATGACGCTGCTGCGCAGCGAGGAGCTGGACGACCTGATCGGCCGCCTCGACCAGCGCACGGCCTCCATCATCAAGATGCGTTACGGCATCGAGGACGGCCGGGAGCGCACCCTGACGGAGGTCGGCAAGGAACACGGCCTGACGCGCGAGCGCATCCGCCAGATCGAGAAGCACGCGCTGCTGGAGCTGAAGAAGCTGGCCCGCAGCACCGGGTTCGACGCGGCGGCGTGA
- a CDS encoding dioxygenase family protein produces MTTATQERMPALYLSHGAPPLADDPVWPGELAAWSAGLPRPKAILVVSAHWEEAPLALGATETVPLVYDFWGFPERYYQVTYGAPGAPQLAASVRKLLRAPGMPVQDVPDRGLDHGAYVPLVEMYPDADIPVLQVSMPTLDPVRLMEIGRRLAPLRDEGVLIVGSGFFTHNLAALRQGGIPAWSAEFDAWGREALAARDVDALLDFLRKSPAGRLAHPRTEHFAPLFVTMGAADAAGELGEQKSVIDGFWMGLAKRSVQFG; encoded by the coding sequence ATGACCACCGCCACTCAGGAGCGCATGCCGGCGCTCTACCTCAGCCACGGCGCCCCGCCCCTGGCCGACGACCCGGTCTGGCCCGGCGAGCTCGCCGCCTGGTCGGCGGGCCTGCCCCGCCCCAAGGCGATCCTCGTCGTCTCGGCGCACTGGGAGGAAGCCCCCCTCGCCCTCGGCGCCACCGAGACGGTCCCCCTCGTCTACGACTTCTGGGGGTTCCCGGAGCGCTACTACCAGGTCACCTACGGCGCCCCCGGCGCCCCGCAGCTCGCCGCATCGGTGCGCAAGCTGCTGCGCGCCCCCGGCATGCCCGTCCAGGACGTCCCGGACCGGGGCCTGGACCACGGGGCCTACGTCCCGCTGGTCGAGATGTACCCCGACGCCGACATCCCCGTGCTCCAGGTGTCCATGCCGACCCTCGACCCTGTGAGGCTGATGGAGATCGGGCGCCGGCTCGCGCCGCTGCGCGACGAGGGCGTGCTGATCGTCGGCTCCGGGTTCTTCACCCACAACCTCGCCGCGCTGCGCCAGGGCGGCATCCCCGCCTGGTCGGCGGAGTTCGACGCGTGGGGCAGGGAGGCCCTCGCGGCCCGGGACGTGGACGCGCTGCTGGACTTCCTCCGCAAGTCCCCGGCGGGCCGGCTCGCCCACCCGCGCACCGAGCACTTCGCCCCGCTCTTCGTCACCATGGGCGCCGCGGACGCAGCCGGCGAGCTCGGGGAACAGAAGTCCGTGATCGACGGGTTCTGGATGGGGCTGGCCAAACGGTCCGTGCAGTTCGGCTGA